A single region of the Xiphias gladius isolate SHS-SW01 ecotype Sanya breed wild chromosome 17, ASM1685928v1, whole genome shotgun sequence genome encodes:
- the LOC120803147 gene encoding vasodilator-stimulated phosphoprotein-like isoform X1: MGESSICQVRAEVMLYDDTRKRWVPAGSDILSFSRVQIYHNPVANTFRVVGRKMQADQQVVINCPIIKGMKYNQASPNFHQWRDPRQVWGLNFGSKEDAALFANSMMHALEALNAPVGTVSAQNGPSAQELEHQKRLEHQRQKQQENEHLERERQASAAASAPPAPPAPPTPPAPPPPPGPPPSSGPCPPAPPPPPLGGLAPNAPPLPPTGGSGGGGGGNLAAALSGTKLRKTVKDEGGAEAPAPKPTSSSGGGGGGGGGDLMGEMSAILARRRKAADNPAARKEEPRNEPDSSVSKSSGPGDINENPKEKSATMPRSKSLSNNQRDSNPSPSSSSSPSSNSSSTPVSRMKVVKKNSDGAGSDIDTEQMKQEILEEVKKELHKVKEEIITALIKELQSAQLKGEDS, translated from the exons ATGGG TGAGTCCAGTATCTGCCAGGTGAGGGCAGAAGTCATGCTGTACGATGATACCAGGAAGCGCTGGGTGCCAGCGGGATCTGATATTCTTTCCTTCAGTCGTGTCCAAATCTATCACAACCCTGTGGCCAACACCTTCAGAGTGGTGGGCCGCAAAATGCAGGCCGACCAGCAG GTGGTGATCAACTGTCCCATTATCAAAGGGATGAAGTATAATCAAGCCTCACCAAACTTCCACCAGTGGCGGGATCCCAGACAGGTGTGGGGGCTGAACTTTGGCAGTAAAGAGGATGCTGCTCTTTTTGCAAACTCCATGATGCATGCATTAGAGGCTCTCAATGCACCAGTGGGCACAG TCTCAGCTCAGAATGGACCCTCTGCACAGGAGCTGGAACACCAGAAAAG ACTAGagcaccagaggcagaaacAGCAGGAGAATGAgcatctggagagagagaggcaggccTCTGCTGCTGCGTCTgcccctcctgctcctcctgcccCACCCACCCCACCAGCACCCCCACCGCCTCCAGGCCCACCACCTTCATCTGGACCATGCCCACCTgcacctccaccacctcctcttgGGGGCTTGGCCCCAAATGCACCACCCCTGCCCCCCacaggaggaagtggaggtgggggggggggcaatctGGCTGCAGCTCTGTCAGGGACCAAACTGCGTAAAACAGTCAAG GATGAGGGAGGAGCAGAAGCCCCAGCCCCCAAACCAACATCCTCAtctggtggaggtggaggaggtggaggaggtgatcTGATGGGAGAAATGAGTGCCATCCTTGCTAGGAG GAGGAAAGCTGCTGACAATCCTGCTGCAAGAAAGGAAGAACCTCGCAAT GAGCCTGACTCCTCAGTATCAAAATCCTCAGGACCAGGAG ATATCAATGAAAATCCCAAGGAAAAATCTGCCACCATGCCAAG GTCAAAATCTTTATCCAACAATCAAAGGGACTCCAACCCAAgtcccagctcctcctcttctccttcctctaaCTCTTCCAGTACTCCAGTATCCAG GATGAAGGTGGTGAAAAAGAACTCAGATGGTGCAGGAAGTGATATTGATACAGAGCAAATGAAACAG gaAATTCTTGAAGAAGTGAAAAAGGAGCTTCACAAAGTGAAGGAGGAGATTATCACAG cacTTATCAAGGAGCTTCAAAGTGCACAACTAAAAGGTGAAGACTCCTGA
- the LOC120803147 gene encoding vasodilator-stimulated phosphoprotein-like isoform X3, with the protein MGESSICQVRAEVMLYDDTRKRWVPAGSDILSFSRVQIYHNPVANTFRVVGRKMQADQQVVINCPIIKGMKYNQASPNFHQWRDPRQVWGLNFGSKEDAALFANSMMHALEALNAPVGTVSAQNGPSAQELEHQKRLEHQRQKQQENEHLERERQASAAASAPPAPPAPPTPPAPPPPPGPPPSSGPCPPAPPPPPLGGLAPNAPPLPPTGGSGGGGGGNLAAALSGTKLRKTVKDEGGAEAPAPKPTSSSGGGGGGGGGDLMGEMSAILARRRKAADNPAARKEEPRNEPDSSVSKSSGPGDINENPKEKSATMPRMKVVKKNSDGAGSDIDTEQMKQEILEEVKKELHKVKEEIITALIKELQSAQLKGEDS; encoded by the exons ATGGG TGAGTCCAGTATCTGCCAGGTGAGGGCAGAAGTCATGCTGTACGATGATACCAGGAAGCGCTGGGTGCCAGCGGGATCTGATATTCTTTCCTTCAGTCGTGTCCAAATCTATCACAACCCTGTGGCCAACACCTTCAGAGTGGTGGGCCGCAAAATGCAGGCCGACCAGCAG GTGGTGATCAACTGTCCCATTATCAAAGGGATGAAGTATAATCAAGCCTCACCAAACTTCCACCAGTGGCGGGATCCCAGACAGGTGTGGGGGCTGAACTTTGGCAGTAAAGAGGATGCTGCTCTTTTTGCAAACTCCATGATGCATGCATTAGAGGCTCTCAATGCACCAGTGGGCACAG TCTCAGCTCAGAATGGACCCTCTGCACAGGAGCTGGAACACCAGAAAAG ACTAGagcaccagaggcagaaacAGCAGGAGAATGAgcatctggagagagagaggcaggccTCTGCTGCTGCGTCTgcccctcctgctcctcctgcccCACCCACCCCACCAGCACCCCCACCGCCTCCAGGCCCACCACCTTCATCTGGACCATGCCCACCTgcacctccaccacctcctcttgGGGGCTTGGCCCCAAATGCACCACCCCTGCCCCCCacaggaggaagtggaggtgggggggggggcaatctGGCTGCAGCTCTGTCAGGGACCAAACTGCGTAAAACAGTCAAG GATGAGGGAGGAGCAGAAGCCCCAGCCCCCAAACCAACATCCTCAtctggtggaggtggaggaggtggaggaggtgatcTGATGGGAGAAATGAGTGCCATCCTTGCTAGGAG GAGGAAAGCTGCTGACAATCCTGCTGCAAGAAAGGAAGAACCTCGCAAT GAGCCTGACTCCTCAGTATCAAAATCCTCAGGACCAGGAG ATATCAATGAAAATCCCAAGGAAAAATCTGCCACCATGCCAAG GATGAAGGTGGTGAAAAAGAACTCAGATGGTGCAGGAAGTGATATTGATACAGAGCAAATGAAACAG gaAATTCTTGAAGAAGTGAAAAAGGAGCTTCACAAAGTGAAGGAGGAGATTATCACAG cacTTATCAAGGAGCTTCAAAGTGCACAACTAAAAGGTGAAGACTCCTGA
- the LOC120803147 gene encoding vasodilator-stimulated phosphoprotein-like isoform X2, giving the protein MGESSICQVRAEVMLYDDTRKRWVPAGSDILSFSRVQIYHNPVANTFRVVGRKMQADQQVVINCPIIKGMKYNQASPNFHQWRDPRQVWGLNFGSKEDAALFANSMMHALEALNAPVGTVSAQNGPSAQELEHQKRLEHQRQKQQENEHLERERQASAAASAPPAPPAPPTPPAPPPPPGPPPSSGPCPPAPPPPPLGGLAPNAPPLPPTGGSGGGGGGNLAAALSGTKLRKTVKDEGGAEAPAPKPTSSSGGGGGGGGGDLMGEMSAILARRRKAADNPAARKEEPRNEPDSSVSKSSGPGDINENPKEKSATMPRDSNPSPSSSSSPSSNSSSTPVSRMKVVKKNSDGAGSDIDTEQMKQEILEEVKKELHKVKEEIITALIKELQSAQLKGEDS; this is encoded by the exons ATGGG TGAGTCCAGTATCTGCCAGGTGAGGGCAGAAGTCATGCTGTACGATGATACCAGGAAGCGCTGGGTGCCAGCGGGATCTGATATTCTTTCCTTCAGTCGTGTCCAAATCTATCACAACCCTGTGGCCAACACCTTCAGAGTGGTGGGCCGCAAAATGCAGGCCGACCAGCAG GTGGTGATCAACTGTCCCATTATCAAAGGGATGAAGTATAATCAAGCCTCACCAAACTTCCACCAGTGGCGGGATCCCAGACAGGTGTGGGGGCTGAACTTTGGCAGTAAAGAGGATGCTGCTCTTTTTGCAAACTCCATGATGCATGCATTAGAGGCTCTCAATGCACCAGTGGGCACAG TCTCAGCTCAGAATGGACCCTCTGCACAGGAGCTGGAACACCAGAAAAG ACTAGagcaccagaggcagaaacAGCAGGAGAATGAgcatctggagagagagaggcaggccTCTGCTGCTGCGTCTgcccctcctgctcctcctgcccCACCCACCCCACCAGCACCCCCACCGCCTCCAGGCCCACCACCTTCATCTGGACCATGCCCACCTgcacctccaccacctcctcttgGGGGCTTGGCCCCAAATGCACCACCCCTGCCCCCCacaggaggaagtggaggtgggggggggggcaatctGGCTGCAGCTCTGTCAGGGACCAAACTGCGTAAAACAGTCAAG GATGAGGGAGGAGCAGAAGCCCCAGCCCCCAAACCAACATCCTCAtctggtggaggtggaggaggtggaggaggtgatcTGATGGGAGAAATGAGTGCCATCCTTGCTAGGAG GAGGAAAGCTGCTGACAATCCTGCTGCAAGAAAGGAAGAACCTCGCAAT GAGCCTGACTCCTCAGTATCAAAATCCTCAGGACCAGGAG ATATCAATGAAAATCCCAAGGAAAAATCTGCCACCATGCCAAG GGACTCCAACCCAAgtcccagctcctcctcttctccttcctctaaCTCTTCCAGTACTCCAGTATCCAG GATGAAGGTGGTGAAAAAGAACTCAGATGGTGCAGGAAGTGATATTGATACAGAGCAAATGAAACAG gaAATTCTTGAAGAAGTGAAAAAGGAGCTTCACAAAGTGAAGGAGGAGATTATCACAG cacTTATCAAGGAGCTTCAAAGTGCACAACTAAAAGGTGAAGACTCCTGA